One stretch of Nitrospirota bacterium DNA includes these proteins:
- a CDS encoding fibronectin type III domain-containing protein produces the protein MPAVYLFACGDSNGAADTTSPSTPADLTVTVVSSGQTDIAWTASTDNVGVTGYKIYRDGTVIGTSATTSYSDTNLNASTQYCYAVSAYDAADNESGQSTEKCVTTLGAGVGSKFPIATTVNHEMSGGIAFDGTNYLVGINGDASSANGVGAQLVSQTGTLVGSLISTGRSGSAPFIAFDGTNYLLVWADDATIPSDLYGMFIDPSGSPGTPFLIATGIEARIGPAVAYGNGQYLVCYYKVENPAIPDSRKVYGRIVSTSGIVDTEISISTGFGYFGYNNVAFDGTNFLVVWTETAGASSNYEVKGQFISSTGELVGTEFSINASTYLSDNPLTLAFDGTNYLVVWMDEVGSGEWDIFGQLVDKSGNHIGNVIPVITAPGHQGLQPSIAFDGTNYLVTWIDTSSEISNWFVCDADEGTCWDIYGQYISTAGNLVGSELTINTDPGNQMAMVFFGGAKYLVEIVDGVSVAPSGCTEGCYAVGDDVYGQFITP, from the coding sequence TTGCCCGCGGTATACTTATTTGCATGTGGTGATAGTAACGGAGCCGCAGATACCACATCACCCAGTACCCCAGCAGATCTCACTGTTACTGTAGTCAGCTCCGGTCAGACAGACATTGCTTGGACAGCCTCTACCGATAATGTTGGGGTTACTGGCTACAAGATATACCGAGATGGGACAGTGATAGGGACTTCTGCCACGACATCTTACAGCGATACCAACCTTAATGCCAGCACTCAGTACTGCTATGCAGTCTCCGCCTACGATGCGGCAGATAACGAGTCAGGGCAAAGTACTGAGAAGTGTGTCACGACATTAGGAGCAGGAGTCGGAAGCAAATTCCCAATCGCAACAACAGTAAACCATGAAATGAGCGGGGGGATAGCCTTTGACGGCACAAACTATCTTGTCGGCATTAATGGAGATGCCAGTTCTGCCAATGGCGTTGGAGCACAGCTTGTCTCTCAGACCGGAACTCTGGTGGGCTCTCTGATTTCCACCGGGCGATCGGGAAGTGCCCCGTTTATTGCCTTTGACGGGACAAACTACCTTTTGGTTTGGGCGGACGATGCCACTATCCCTTCCGACCTCTATGGCATGTTTATAGATCCGTCAGGGTCTCCAGGCACACCGTTTCTAATTGCCACAGGCATAGAGGCCAGGATAGGGCCAGCAGTAGCTTATGGCAATGGGCAATATCTGGTTTGCTACTATAAAGTAGAGAACCCCGCAATTCCAGATAGCAGAAAAGTCTATGGCCGTATTGTTTCCACTTCTGGCATAGTAGACACAGAAATTAGCATAAGCACTGGATTCGGCTATTTCGGCTACAACAATGTGGCCTTTGACGGGACAAACTTCCTTGTAGTCTGGACGGAAACGGCCGGCGCCAGCAGCAACTACGAGGTCAAAGGCCAGTTCATAAGTTCCACAGGAGAATTAGTAGGAACCGAGTTCAGCATCAATGCAAGCACATATTTAAGTGACAATCCTCTTACCCTCGCCTTTGACGGCACAAACTACCTTGTGGTCTGGATGGACGAGGTAGGTAGCGGCGAATGGGATATCTTCGGGCAACTCGTTGACAAATCGGGTAATCACATAGGCAATGTGATTCCTGTAATTACAGCGCCAGGACATCAGGGGCTACAGCCCTCTATCGCCTTCGACGGGACAAACTATCTGGTTACATGGATAGATACGAGCAGTGAGATAAGCAACTGGTTTGTCTGTGATGCTGACGAGGGTACTTGTTGGGATATATATGGTCAGTACATAAGCACAGCAGGAAACCTTGTGGGCTCTGAGCTTACCATTAACACGGATCCTGGTAACCAGATGGCTATGGTATTCTTTGGCGGAGCGAAATATCTTGTGGAGATAGTTGACGGCGTCTCTGTAGCTCCGTCAGGTTGCACTGAGGGTTGCTACGCCGTAGGAGACGATGTCTACGGCCAGTTCATAACGCCATAG
- the priA gene encoding primosomal protein N': protein MHLCDIVFPQNLPPLTYHVPEKLRPSVKAGMMVLAPLRGKIKKGMVLRHYPSGSGTFKGRLNEILEIVMPAYSPAMTELIDWSTDYYITNHGTMLKNIPFKEILKAARKPRHRPPAAFEFTPPLPSKEETAFINEISTSAQKGEYRTFLYHAPGDEHEIGFVLGLLQGMRSALILAPEVRDAELIYSLLRGLPDGSRVCAYHGEMKRTERYDSIEGIYAGRYDIVVGTRPVVFAPLFSPSVIIVTKEHNTAYKQEESPKYHGRDVAVMRGFIEKVPVVLTSVTPSVESCYNSFNKKYILLSQKERGTGPAVSLIQLRKAKTVAPFLSVKLLNSLKTAISKSERPAGAMVVIQRRGYSMLKCDDCEEIEMCAECQTPLVVHRGEGLVCHICGYSKEIPHSCSRCGSFKLSHFGAGTERIEEELKKHLGINVIRQDSDISRKSKTKKQEPESVNASSEVLIPDSTARHIVVGTLKARRIPQKSLDIIAFLNPDLLLNLPEVRAPEKLVQEIYSLRGLLSEKGRLLLQTEIPWHPVYKYLRKWDYMGFIKDELKVRKESSMPPYTKLVTLCIYTNDDKFTTDRLSDTIRRACGRIEAIGPIRITPRIKGYSSCFQVILRDMNRQALKECAKSIKKVVEHTGMTLRIDVDPVLF from the coding sequence ATGCATTTATGCGACATAGTGTTTCCTCAGAATCTACCGCCACTTACGTACCATGTACCGGAAAAACTCCGCCCATCCGTAAAAGCCGGTATGATGGTACTGGCACCGTTGAGGGGGAAGATAAAAAAAGGCATGGTTTTAAGGCATTATCCTTCGGGCAGCGGGACCTTTAAGGGCAGGTTGAATGAAATACTTGAGATTGTTATGCCTGCATATTCTCCTGCAATGACCGAGCTGATTGACTGGAGTACAGACTACTACATCACAAACCATGGAACAATGCTGAAAAACATACCATTTAAAGAGATTCTCAAGGCAGCAAGAAAACCCCGCCACAGACCCCCTGCTGCATTTGAATTTACCCCCCCGTTACCATCTAAAGAGGAGACTGCTTTTATAAATGAGATATCGACTTCAGCCCAAAAAGGAGAGTACAGGACCTTTCTGTACCATGCACCGGGAGATGAACACGAGATCGGCTTTGTGCTGGGACTTCTTCAGGGGATGCGCAGCGCCCTCATACTTGCACCAGAGGTCAGGGATGCAGAGCTCATTTACTCGCTCCTGCGGGGGCTGCCGGACGGCAGCAGGGTCTGTGCATACCATGGAGAAATGAAGAGAACCGAGAGGTATGATTCCATCGAAGGCATATACGCCGGCAGATACGACATAGTGGTCGGAACAAGGCCTGTTGTGTTTGCCCCCCTATTCTCCCCCTCGGTAATTATCGTAACAAAGGAGCACAACACGGCATACAAACAGGAAGAGTCCCCAAAATACCATGGGAGAGACGTTGCCGTAATGAGGGGATTTATTGAAAAGGTACCGGTTGTATTGACCTCTGTCACTCCCTCTGTGGAATCCTGTTACAACTCCTTTAATAAGAAGTACATCCTTCTTAGCCAGAAAGAAAGGGGCACCGGGCCTGCTGTCTCCCTGATTCAACTAAGGAAAGCAAAAACGGTTGCCCCTTTTTTATCAGTAAAGCTTCTGAACAGTTTAAAGACTGCCATTAGTAAATCAGAAAGACCTGCAGGTGCCATGGTGGTTATACAGCGCCGTGGGTATTCCATGCTGAAATGCGATGACTGTGAAGAGATAGAGATGTGTGCTGAGTGTCAGACTCCACTTGTTGTGCACAGGGGAGAGGGGCTTGTCTGCCATATCTGCGGCTACAGCAAAGAGATACCCCACTCCTGCAGCAGGTGCGGCAGCTTTAAACTCAGTCATTTTGGGGCAGGAACGGAAAGGATTGAAGAGGAGTTAAAAAAACACCTCGGTATAAACGTAATCAGACAGGACAGCGATATCTCCAGGAAGTCTAAAACAAAAAAACAGGAGCCGGAATCCGTGAATGCATCATCAGAGGTCTTGATTCCTGATTCCACCGCCCGACACATCGTGGTAGGTACACTGAAGGCAAGGAGGATACCCCAAAAGAGTCTGGACATTATTGCATTCCTGAATCCGGACCTGCTGCTGAACCTCCCTGAGGTGAGGGCCCCTGAAAAACTCGTTCAGGAGATATACTCTTTAAGAGGGCTCCTCTCTGAAAAAGGACGGCTATTGCTCCAGACGGAGATACCATGGCATCCTGTATATAAATACTTAAGGAAATGGGACTATATGGGATTTATAAAAGACGAACTCAAGGTAAGAAAAGAGAGCTCCATGCCGCCTTATACAAAGCTGGTGACCCTCTGCATCTATACGAATGACGATAAGTTCACCACTGACAGGCTCAGTGATACCATCAGGAGAGCATGCGGCAGGATAGAGGCCATAGGCCCCATCAGAATAACACCGAGGATAAAGGGTTACTCCTCCTGTTTTCAGGTTATTTTAAGGGATATGAACAGACAGGCACTGAAGGAGTGCGCAAAGTCCATAAAGAAAGTTGTTGAGCATACCGGCATGACATTAAGGATAGACGTTGACCCGGTGCTCTTTTAG
- a CDS encoding L,D-transpeptidase family protein: protein MNLKNLFSCIALPCLIILLCSSPTLSSGSSGTFSLSPDEDVFGSVSEYIIRDNKETLTELAINNDLGYNEIVDSNKGIDPWYPGRGARVVIPTSWILPDIPHKYKIKTGAGNLVVLNLTELRLYLLKRDKGRLIVTTFPVGIGREGFDTPSGMFRIIEKLKDPVWIIPASFRDEYPELPDIVPPGPENPLGQYALRLSNPQYLLHGTNKPLGVGRRVSHGCLRMYPADIERLYRMTKVGDNVLILYQPVKIGLRGKTLYIEVHQDYRNNKELFQEAVNLLRRRNLLKITDLNILYSAINEKSGIPVRLTSAE, encoded by the coding sequence ATGAATCTGAAAAACTTATTCTCCTGCATAGCCCTGCCCTGCCTTATAATCCTCTTGTGCTCATCACCAACTCTATCATCAGGCAGCTCCGGCACCTTTTCCCTGTCCCCGGATGAAGATGTCTTTGGTTCTGTCAGTGAATACATTATCAGGGACAACAAAGAGACGCTCACAGAACTTGCAATCAACAATGACCTTGGCTACAACGAGATCGTTGACTCAAACAAGGGGATTGATCCATGGTATCCCGGCAGAGGAGCCAGGGTTGTGATACCAACATCCTGGATACTGCCTGATATCCCCCACAAATATAAAATTAAGACAGGGGCAGGGAATCTCGTGGTGCTGAACCTTACAGAGCTCAGGCTGTATCTGCTGAAGAGGGATAAAGGGCGTTTGATTGTAACCACCTTTCCTGTAGGCATAGGCAGAGAGGGTTTTGATACACCGTCAGGGATGTTCAGAATAATAGAGAAGCTGAAGGACCCTGTATGGATAATTCCTGCTTCCTTCAGGGATGAATACCCGGAATTACCGGACATTGTCCCCCCCGGACCGGAGAACCCCTTGGGGCAATATGCACTCAGGCTATCAAATCCCCAATACCTCCTTCACGGCACCAACAAACCTCTTGGTGTGGGCAGGAGGGTAAGCCATGGCTGTCTCAGGATGTATCCGGCAGACATTGAGAGGCTCTACAGGATGACAAAGGTCGGGGATAATGTATTAATCCTCTACCAGCCGGTAAAGATCGGCCTCCGGGGGAAAACTCTCTACATTGAAGTACATCAGGACTACCGCAACAACAAAGAACTCTTTCAGGAAGCCGTCAACTTGCTAAGAAGACGAAATCTCCTGAAAATAACAGACTTAAATATCCTCTACTCTGCAATTAACGAAAAAAGCGGTATCCCTGTCAGGCTGACATCCGCTGAGTAA
- the ppdK gene encoding pyruvate, phosphate dikinase has product MAKKYVYFFGNGKADGRSDMKNLLGGKGANLAEMTNLGIPVPPGFTITTEVCTLYYKNNRKYPRELKKQVEEALARIEKIMGKKFGDPDNPLLVSVRSGARTSMPGMMETVLNVGLTTKTIPGLIKQTKNERFVYDAYRRLLMMYSDVVMEKAVGIETEDGDGIREKLEHAMDRIKKTKGYKNDTDLTVDDLKKLCKEFKVIIKKTLKKEFPDDPHEQLWGAISAVFQSWMGKRAISYRKIEKIPEDWGTAVNIQAMVFGNTGDDSATGVAFTRNPATGEDVFFGEWLPNAQGEDVVAGIRTPNPVNNAGKTADTKHLPSLEEAMPKVYKQLYTIQRKLEKHYKDMQDIEFTIENGRLWMLQTRVGKRNGQAAIRMAVDMAKSRLISKRTAILRVKPDQIDELLHPSVDPEAEKKVVELAKGLPAGPGGATGRIVFTADDAEAWAKKGEPVILVRNETSPEDVHGMHAAAAILTAKGGMTSHAALVARGWGKCCIVGCSELEINLKKKELYVNGRVLKEGDWITLNGSKGRVYEGKLNLLSADPDRNKWYKELMTWADKFRKLKVRANADAPKDAVTARGFGAEGIGLCRTEHMFFEADRIMVVREMILSETVEGRKNALARLLPMQKGDFKGIFKAMNGLPVTIRLLDPPLHEFLPHTDAELKALAKEMGVSFKQLSAKNKSLHEFNPMLGHRGCRLGVTFPEIYEMQVRAIMEAACEVSKEKGKVIPEIMIPLVAHVRELEVMRDLAVSVAEEVKKKYKARVAYTVGTMIELPRACVTSDEIAVHADFYSFGTNDLTQTVYGLSRDDAGRFLPYYIENGILKDDPFISIDTDGVGALMRIAVDKGRKVKKGLKLGICGEHGGEPKSVEFCHQLGLDYVSCSPFRVPIARFAAAQAALKE; this is encoded by the coding sequence ATGGCTAAAAAGTATGTCTATTTCTTCGGCAACGGCAAGGCTGACGGAAGGTCTGACATGAAGAATCTTCTGGGAGGCAAGGGGGCAAACCTCGCAGAGATGACCAACCTTGGCATTCCGGTACCACCTGGATTTACGATAACCACAGAGGTTTGTACCCTTTATTACAAAAACAATCGCAAGTATCCACGGGAACTTAAAAAACAGGTAGAGGAGGCATTAGCCAGGATTGAGAAGATTATGGGGAAGAAATTCGGAGACCCGGACAACCCGCTTCTCGTCTCCGTCCGTTCAGGGGCACGTACCTCCATGCCCGGCATGATGGAAACCGTCCTGAACGTCGGCCTTACCACGAAGACCATTCCCGGACTCATAAAACAGACCAAAAACGAGCGCTTCGTATATGATGCATACCGCCGTTTGCTTATGATGTACTCTGACGTTGTTATGGAAAAGGCTGTTGGTATAGAGACAGAAGACGGTGATGGTATCCGCGAGAAACTTGAGCACGCAATGGACAGGATAAAGAAGACAAAGGGTTACAAGAATGATACTGACCTGACAGTGGATGACCTGAAAAAACTCTGCAAAGAATTCAAGGTAATAATAAAAAAGACCCTTAAAAAGGAGTTTCCTGACGACCCGCACGAGCAGCTCTGGGGCGCTATAAGCGCTGTTTTCCAGTCGTGGATGGGAAAACGTGCTATTTCGTACCGCAAGATTGAGAAGATACCCGAGGATTGGGGAACTGCAGTAAATATCCAGGCAATGGTTTTTGGTAATACAGGTGATGATTCTGCAACCGGTGTTGCCTTTACGCGTAACCCAGCCACAGGTGAAGACGTATTTTTCGGCGAGTGGCTGCCAAATGCACAGGGAGAGGACGTTGTGGCCGGTATCAGGACACCAAACCCTGTTAACAATGCCGGTAAAACAGCTGATACAAAGCATCTACCGTCTCTTGAAGAGGCGATGCCCAAGGTATACAAGCAGTTATACACCATACAGAGGAAGCTTGAAAAACATTACAAGGATATGCAGGATATCGAATTCACAATAGAAAACGGAAGGCTCTGGATGCTCCAGACAAGGGTTGGCAAGCGTAACGGTCAGGCTGCCATAAGGATGGCTGTTGATATGGCCAAATCCAGATTAATCTCCAAAAGAACCGCTATTCTGCGGGTCAAGCCTGATCAGATAGACGAGCTTTTACATCCAAGTGTTGACCCTGAGGCTGAAAAGAAGGTCGTGGAACTCGCAAAGGGTCTGCCTGCCGGTCCGGGCGGTGCTACAGGAAGGATTGTATTTACTGCTGATGATGCAGAGGCGTGGGCAAAGAAGGGTGAGCCCGTGATACTTGTCAGAAACGAGACATCACCTGAGGACGTACACGGAATGCATGCCGCAGCAGCAATTCTTACTGCCAAGGGCGGTATGACAAGCCATGCAGCACTTGTTGCCAGGGGCTGGGGTAAATGCTGTATTGTGGGCTGTTCTGAACTCGAGATAAACCTGAAAAAGAAGGAACTTTATGTAAACGGCAGAGTGCTGAAAGAGGGTGACTGGATAACCCTGAACGGCTCAAAGGGCCGTGTATATGAAGGTAAATTGAATCTGTTGTCAGCTGATCCTGACCGCAACAAGTGGTACAAGGAATTAATGACCTGGGCGGACAAGTTCAGAAAATTAAAGGTCAGGGCAAATGCCGATGCTCCGAAGGATGCTGTTACAGCAAGAGGTTTTGGGGCTGAAGGGATTGGTCTTTGCAGGACAGAGCATATGTTTTTTGAGGCTGACAGAATAATGGTCGTGAGGGAGATGATACTCTCCGAGACTGTTGAGGGAAGAAAGAACGCACTTGCCAGGCTTCTCCCCATGCAGAAGGGTGATTTTAAAGGAATATTCAAGGCAATGAATGGTCTCCCTGTAACCATAAGGCTTCTGGACCCGCCGCTTCATGAGTTCCTGCCCCATACCGATGCTGAACTGAAGGCACTGGCCAAAGAGATGGGCGTTTCATTTAAACAACTGAGTGCCAAGAATAAATCGCTTCACGAATTCAATCCCATGCTCGGACACCGCGGATGCCGTCTTGGGGTGACTTTCCCTGAGATATACGAGATGCAGGTCAGGGCCATTATGGAGGCTGCATGTGAGGTCTCAAAAGAGAAGGGAAAGGTTATCCCGGAGATAATGATACCCCTTGTCGCACATGTCAGAGAGCTTGAAGTAATGAGAGACCTCGCTGTAAGTGTGGCAGAGGAAGTGAAGAAGAAATACAAGGCAAGGGTGGCATACACTGTGGGAACCATGATAGAGCTGCCCCGTGCATGTGTAACCTCTGATGAAATAGCAGTCCATGCCGACTTTTATTCCTTTGGCACAAACGACCTCACACAGACGGTCTATGGTCTTTCAAGGGACGACGCAGGCAGGTTCCTCCCTTATTACATAGAAAACGGGATACTCAAGGATGATCCTTTTATATCCATAGACACGGATGGAGTCGGCGCCCTTATGCGCATAGCTGTTGACAAGGGCAGAAAGGTCAAGAAGGGGCTCAAGTTAGGCATATGCGGTGAGCACGGAGGAGAGCCAAAATCTGTTGAATTCTGCCATCAGCTTGGACTCGATTATGTAAGCTGCTCTCCTTTCAGGGTGCCTATAGCAAGATTTGCTGCTGCACAGGCTGCGTTAAAGGAGTAG
- a CDS encoding CARDB domain-containing protein: MKSLISISFIIVTSLLLFGCGKPDLVVTTLEVTGPSVINAENSVEVPIRVVIRNQGNASADTFKTAIDYTEPKGTFVVAFTVPGQTDIWYPKTSSPLASGGEVTFSGKVTFHPSLHGVTVSLNAIADSCSGDEFMPDYCRVNESNEENNKSTSISLTLP, translated from the coding sequence ATGAAAAGTTTGATATCAATCTCATTTATTATTGTCACCAGCCTTTTACTTTTTGGTTGTGGCAAACCCGATTTAGTTGTGACAACACTTGAGGTTACAGGGCCTTCGGTTATTAATGCAGAAAATAGTGTCGAGGTACCGATCCGAGTTGTCATACGAAATCAGGGGAATGCTTCTGCTGATACTTTCAAAACAGCAATTGATTACACAGAGCCCAAAGGCACATTCGTAGTCGCATTTACCGTCCCAGGCCAAACTGATATTTGGTATCCAAAAACAAGTAGTCCGTTAGCTTCTGGTGGTGAGGTAACGTTTTCAGGAAAGGTGACGTTCCATCCATCACTACACGGTGTGACAGTCTCCTTGAATGCCATTGCTGACAGCTGCAGTGGTGATGAGTTTATGCCTGACTACTGTCGTGTTAATGAAAGTAACGAAGAAAACAACAAGTCTACGTCGATATCGCTTACGTTACCGTAA
- a CDS encoding serine hydrolase domain-containing protein gives MPVTSAGRLQQNAAWQSFRRVLISAVFVLIMFVVAGYARQSFETRDSLEAFTGYLDGRIISLMDQYGVPGVSIALVRKGKPVWSGAYGYADLEHGRKMTVNAVFRVESISKSVTAWGVMRLVEQGLVRLDDPVQQYLGDWKLPESGYTERKVTVRRLLSNSAGMPLGTIGEEFSPQSNMPSLRETLALEARLIREPGSGFSYSNAGFHVLELLVEEVTGRDFAEYMKEEILIPLDMHNSGFAWNETLNTAIPTGYDLQGTPVPIYVYPAKASGGLFASVEDIARFVSAGMTGPYYTDHAVLGQESIRKLYTPEADISGLFGVVADSYGLGYFLENLSDGRQAVWHGGQGHGWMTHFHAVPETGNGIIILTNSQRSWPLIAQVLNDWARWSGFNSVKMGRITYAITALRALIGMVVLVSLLQMYQLVRGLLGGTRRLAPLSRVSRKVRLLQAVLGIGVIAALTWSVAQPYLMVSSIFPGTAGWAGVSFFVLAVIMLLSALIPRVEDRIEQGR, from the coding sequence ATGCCTGTAACAAGTGCAGGGCGTTTGCAGCAAAATGCGGCTTGGCAGAGTTTTCGACGAGTATTGATCTCAGCGGTTTTCGTGCTGATAATGTTCGTTGTCGCCGGTTATGCCCGGCAGTCGTTTGAGACCCGGGATTCACTCGAGGCTTTCACCGGGTATCTTGATGGACGAATTATTTCGTTGATGGATCAATATGGTGTTCCGGGGGTGAGCATTGCACTTGTTCGCAAAGGGAAACCGGTGTGGTCCGGTGCCTACGGGTATGCTGATCTGGAGCACGGTCGCAAGATGACGGTTAATGCCGTCTTTCGGGTGGAGTCGATCTCCAAGTCGGTAACCGCCTGGGGTGTCATGAGACTGGTCGAGCAAGGTCTGGTCAGGCTGGATGACCCAGTACAGCAGTACCTGGGTGATTGGAAACTGCCGGAGTCGGGATACACCGAGAGAAAAGTCACCGTACGAAGATTACTGAGCAACAGTGCGGGTATGCCGCTGGGAACTATCGGCGAGGAGTTTTCACCTCAAAGTAATATGCCCTCTTTACGGGAAACCCTGGCGCTTGAGGCACGACTCATACGTGAACCGGGATCGGGTTTTTCCTACTCTAACGCCGGATTCCATGTACTGGAACTGCTTGTTGAAGAGGTAACCGGGCGTGATTTTGCAGAGTACATGAAGGAAGAAATACTTATTCCGCTTGATATGCACAATTCCGGTTTTGCCTGGAATGAGACACTGAACACCGCGATTCCAACCGGCTATGACCTGCAGGGGACCCCGGTGCCGATCTATGTGTACCCGGCGAAGGCCTCCGGCGGACTGTTTGCAAGTGTAGAAGATATAGCTCGCTTTGTCAGTGCAGGGATGACAGGACCTTACTATACGGATCATGCCGTGCTTGGACAAGAGAGCATTCGCAAGCTATATACTCCGGAGGCCGATATTTCCGGTCTCTTTGGTGTTGTTGCTGATTCATATGGTCTCGGGTATTTTCTTGAAAACCTCTCTGACGGCCGACAGGCAGTGTGGCACGGGGGACAGGGGCATGGATGGATGACCCATTTTCATGCTGTACCGGAAACCGGCAACGGCATTATTATTTTGACCAACAGCCAGCGCAGCTGGCCTTTAATTGCTCAAGTGCTGAATGACTGGGCAAGGTGGAGTGGTTTCAACTCGGTAAAAATGGGCAGAATCACCTATGCAATAACCGCATTGCGGGCTCTAATCGGGATGGTTGTGCTTGTTTCGCTGTTACAGATGTATCAGCTGGTACGCGGGCTGCTCGGAGGTACTCGCAGGCTGGCGCCGTTGTCCAGGGTTTCCCGTAAAGTGCGGCTGCTGCAGGCAGTGCTGGGTATAGGTGTGATTGCCGCTCTGACATGGAGTGTTGCCCAGCCTTATCTGATGGTATCGTCGATATTTCCCGGTACTGCCGGGTGGGCAGGAGTTTCGTTCTTTGTTTTGGCGGTCATTATGTTACTGTCGGCATTGATTCCTCGTGTTGAAGATCGAATAGAACAAGGACGATAA
- a CDS encoding bifunctional riboflavin kinase/FAD synthetase: MVVIKGLQALDKEFPDPVVTIGNFDGVHLGHQKIFRKVMDAARGGGTSIVITFDPHPLKVIAPDRKLKLLTPLDEKIRLIEMTGIDVFLCIDFDREFAKMAPDDFVREVLVGKLKVKHVIVGHNYRFGKGKKGTTDLLRRRGRKYGFKVNVVRNRRISGYIVSSSRIRQLLLWGRVCEAATLLGRPYSIHGRVITGAGRGASILGIPTANIETPNELAPREGVYAVKVKINGNVYDGVANIGKNPTFGGEALSYEAHLFDFNGDLLGKDIRLFFIDRIRGERTFPDAESLKKEIGKDIETARLILKEHRVNVYP; this comes from the coding sequence ATGGTTGTAATCAAAGGTCTCCAGGCATTGGATAAGGAGTTCCCGGATCCTGTTGTAACGATTGGTAATTTTGACGGAGTCCATCTCGGTCATCAGAAGATCTTCCGTAAAGTGATGGATGCAGCCCGTGGCGGCGGCACCTCAATAGTCATTACCTTTGATCCCCATCCACTCAAGGTGATAGCCCCTGACAGGAAACTGAAACTCCTTACCCCCCTTGATGAGAAAATAAGGCTTATTGAGATGACCGGCATTGATGTCTTTTTATGTATTGATTTTGACAGGGAGTTTGCAAAGATGGCACCCGATGATTTTGTCAGGGAAGTGCTGGTAGGGAAACTTAAGGTAAAACATGTGATAGTAGGTCATAACTATCGATTTGGTAAAGGAAAAAAGGGCACCACTGACCTGCTCAGGAGGCGTGGCAGAAAGTATGGGTTTAAGGTTAATGTTGTGAGAAACAGGAGGATTTCCGGTTATATTGTCAGCAGCAGCAGGATTAGGCAGCTTCTGCTGTGGGGAAGGGTATGTGAGGCAGCCACTCTGCTTGGAAGGCCCTATTCAATACACGGCAGGGTGATTACAGGGGCCGGCAGGGGGGCAAGCATACTCGGCATACCGACTGCAAACATTGAGACCCCGAATGAGTTGGCACCCAGAGAGGGGGTCTATGCAGTTAAGGTGAAGATAAACGGCAATGTCTATGACGGAGTGGCAAATATAGGTAAAAACCCCACCTTTGGTGGTGAGGCACTGAGCTACGAGGCCCATCTCTTTGATTTCAACGGTGACCTGTTAGGCAAGGATATCAGGCTCTTTTTCATTGACAGAATCCGTGGCGAGAGGACCTTTCCTGATGCTGAATCACTCAAAAAAGAGATAGGCAAAGATATAGAGACAGCAAGATTGATACTAAAAGAGCACCGGGTCAACGTCTATCCTTAA
- a CDS encoding alanine-zipper protein has protein sequence MKKTIILLMLLGLFTTGCATREYVAKQVEPVQKKVDTVEDSVAALNKKVDSMIQKLDSLDSRVTVLEVDIKEVKALAQEAKAIAQRAEGRADEAYKKAEEALKKAESAMRRAEAALQKGLKK, from the coding sequence ATGAAAAAGACGATTATTTTATTAATGCTTTTAGGGCTATTTACAACAGGCTGTGCAACAAGGGAGTATGTGGCCAAACAGGTTGAGCCTGTACAGAAGAAGGTTGATACTGTTGAAGACAGCGTTGCTGCCCTTAACAAGAAGGTAGACTCAATGATTCAGAAGCTCGATTCCCTTGACAGCAGGGTTACAGTGCTGGAGGTGGATATCAAGGAAGTAAAGGCACTGGCTCAGGAGGCAAAGGCAATTGCCCAGAGGGCTGAGGGCAGGGCTGACGAGGCTTACAAAAAGGCAGAGGAGGCCCTGAAAAAGGCCGAATCCGCAATGCGCAGGGCAGAAGCAGCACTGCAGAAGGGATTGAAGAAATAG